In Nostoc piscinale CENA21, the genomic stretch AGCAAAAATCGCCCAAGCTTTGTGTAATGAACTGGGTGGCGAATTTGTTATGGCTGATGCTGTTGGTGAAGGAAATCCCAAAATCAGGCCAGGGAAAGTAATTAAATTGACAGATATGGGTAGTTACAGTGGTAGTTACTACGTTACTGAAACTCGCCATTTGTTCCACGAGCGAAAATTTGTCACAGAGTTTAGTGTGCGGGGTTTGCGATCGGGAGATTTATTAGCAACTCTCTCATCCCAAACACATCTGCAAGCAGGACAAACTCTATTAGTAGGTGTGGTTAGTAATAACAACGACCCGAAAGGTTGGGGTCGTGTAAGAGTGAAATTTCCGACCTTAACTGAAGAACATGAAAGTAATTGGGCAAGAGTTGTCAGTGTCGGTGCTGGCCCAGGAAGAGGTTTTGACTGTTTACCAGAGGTAAATGATGAGGTATTAGTCGCCTTTGAACATGGCGATATTCATCGTCCTTACGTCATTGGTGGTGTGTGGAATGGCACAGACGCACCACCAGAAAAAGTTGCTGATACCGTTGTTGGTGGAAAAGTGCGTTTACGAACGTTTAAAACCCGCGTTGGACATAAACTCCAATTTGTTGAAGAAGATAAAGGCACTAAAAAAGGCGTATATCTGCAAACAGTAGACGGTCATAATTTGCGGATGAATGACAGCGATAAATTTGCTGAATTAGAAACTACAGGCGGTCACAAATTTCGCTGTGATGATAGTAGTAAAACGATTAGCTTGACTTCTACAGGTGACATTACAGTTAAATCTGGGACAACCGGGACAGCCAAGAAAATTAGTGTCAATGGTGGTGAAATTGCTTTAACGGCAACGCAAAAAATTACTTTAACTGTAGGAGGTACAAGTATTGAACTTACACCCAGTGGTATTACGATGCGAACGACTGGAACTTTGAGTATACAATCTGGTAGTTCTATCAGTGTGCAAGCTGGAGGTTCTTTGAGTGCTAACGCTGGTGGTGCAATTTCCGCTAATTCTGGTAGTTCGGTCAGCGTCAATGCTGGCGCTGCGGTGAGTATAAACGGTGCAGCTTCCGTCGGTATTTTAGGCGGGGTAGTTCGGTTGAATTGTTGATGGTCATTGGTCATTAGTCATTTGTTATTTGTCATTTGTCCTTTGTCATTGGTTCTTCCCCTGCACCCCTGCACCCTTACTCCCTTACTCCCTTCCAACTCCCTATTTCCAACTCCCCACTCCCTAATAAATTATGTTTCCCGCAGCAAGATTAACTGATTTAACTGTCACAGGCGATCCGATTACTGGGCCTGGTGTGCCGAATGTTTTAATTGCAGGTTTACCCGCAGCTTGTGTTGGCGATTTAGTGGCGGGGCCTGTGGTGACTGGCAGTATTGTCATGGGGTCTTTTACGGTCTTGATTGGTGGTAGACCTGCGGCGCGAGTGACTTCTCAGGTAACTGGAGTGAATACTGTAACTGGTGTGCCATTGACTACAGTTGTGGGTATAGGTGCGCCGACGGTGTTAATTGGTGGCTGAAAGGTAAAAGAGCCTTTACTCAGCATATTTTTTGGGACTTCGACATTCTTGCGAGCCGTAATAGGAATGTGAATGCAGAAAACTGTACCTTGTCCGGATTCAGAGAAGCATTCTATTTTACCGTTATGCTTTTCGATAATTTTGCGACAAATGGGCATTCCTAAACCAGTACCTTTACCAATGGGTTTGGTGGTGAAGAATGGTTCAAAAAGGCGATCGCGCACTTCTTCGGTCATTCCTGAGCCATTATCTTGAATCCGAACGACTATATATGGAGAATTTGTCAATATTTTGCCATTTTCTAATGAGGTGCTAATAGTAATAATCCCTTCTTTTTCTTGACCGTCTAAGGCATCGATCGCATTAGCTAGAATATTCATAAATACCTGATTTAGTTGGCTGGGATAACACTCAACTAAAGGTATGACATCATAATTTTTGATGACTTCAATTCCGAATTTGCTACAGCCTGTCTTTAAGCGATTGTTCAAGATTAGCAAAGTACTATCAATACCTTCATGAATATCGGCTGCGGTCATTTGTGATTGCTCGGTGCGAGAAAAGTTGCGTAACGATAACACAATCTCACGGACACGCTTAATGCCTAAATTCATGGAACTGATCAGTTTTGGTAAATCTTCTGCAACAAAGTCTAAGTCAATTTCTTCGCTGAGTTCTTGAACTGCTGGAATATAATCACAGTTATCTTGATAAATATGTACTAGACGCAATAAATCATCAACATATTGTTGAGCGTGGCTAATATTCCCACTAATAAAGTTAACTGGATTATTAATTTCATGGGCAATTCCAGCAACTAATTGTCCTAAACTTGACATTTTTTCACTTTGAATTAACTGTGCTTGTGTTTGTTGTAATTCATGCAGTGTAGTTTGGAGTTGTTGCGCTTGGATTTGGGCGATTTTTGCCGCTTCACAACTTTGTTCATAGAGCAAGGCTTTTTCGATCGCCACTCCCGCCTGCATTGCCAATATACTTAATAGTTTTAAGTCTCGGTTAGTATAATTAACCGCAGTTTCGCTACCAATGACAATTGCCCCAACTACCCGTTCTTCCACATTTAAAGGAACACAAATTAACGAATTGAATTGTTTATTTTCTCCAAGATATCTGGGATAAGCAACAAGATTGTTCACAATTTCCCCTCGTCCCATCTGCACTATATTGCCAATAATGCCTTCGCCTAATTTTATCGGTTGTTGGAGATAACTGCTGCTGCCAATTTCTGCGAGAATTTCAAAAAAATTTGTTTTTTGATTTAATAATAAAATTGCACCACCAGTAGAAGGGATTAATTGAGAGGCTTCTTGGATGAGCAATCGAGAAACTTGCCGCAGGTTGAGACTGGCAGTTACTTGAATCGAAATATCATGGAGTAAATCAATTTCTTGATATCTTTCTAGCAGTTCATGGGCGAGATTTTTCTTTTCAGATTCTTGTTTGAGTGCATAGATGAGGATTGAAACAACACCAACCGCCTGTTGTGAACCACGTACCCAACCAATCACCTCACCAGCAAATTCTATCGGATGGGCGATCGCATAATTTTCTCCTGCTTGCCCGAAGAGTATTTCGCCTTCCGTATTTTCTACAGTAAACTGATAATTTATCGCTTTAGCAAAATCATTCAGAAGAGCTAATACATCCTTTTTTACAATCAGATTACTGAAATTGCTTTTAACCATTTGCTCTCATCCTGATTTTATTTCAGATTTTGCTTAAGCATCAGTCTTGTATACCTAATAGATGGATATTTTTATTTATTCTTGGCTATTTGCCACCCCTATAATTAGTGTCAAATAACTGCCATTTTTTAGGTATTAGCTTGTATTTTTGTAAAATTATAATTTTAAATAAAGTTGATGCAACTCGATTATAAGTTACTCATTTCTGAGAGTTCACCGTAAATTCATTGATTTTTGTATATTCAGCAAATCTACTTAAA encodes the following:
- a CDS encoding PAAR domain-containing protein, which produces MFPAARLTDLTVTGDPITGPGVPNVLIAGLPAACVGDLVAGPVVTGSIVMGSFTVLIGGRPAARVTSQVTGVNTVTGVPLTTVVGIGAPTVLIGG
- a CDS encoding VgrG-related protein, whose product is MPVLYIPEPLLQIDNTNASADLLNDILQITVEESLHLPGMFTLVIRNDYFPGQTTEATWKHQSLFAIGKKIKIGFVSSTTQNADFEDAEQGYVLEGEITAIETEFTSGSQAPIIIRGYDMSHRLHRGRYNRSFQNVTDSDVVNQVIGEAGIAAGTVTSTTIVHDYVFQENQTNMEFLRERAARLGFELYVQDSKLNFRQPAQNESLSLKWLEDIHNFRVRVSSAEQVSSVEVRGWDYSTKKAIVSTASTEQVITSTDNGKGSSTSTKFTIKPKMIVVDQPVFSVNEAAKIAQALCNELGGEFVMADAVGEGNPKIRPGKVIKLTDMGSYSGSYYVTETRHLFHERKFVTEFSVRGLRSGDLLATLSSQTHLQAGQTLLVGVVSNNNDPKGWGRVRVKFPTLTEEHESNWARVVSVGAGPGRGFDCLPEVNDEVLVAFEHGDIHRPYVIGGVWNGTDAPPEKVADTVVGGKVRLRTFKTRVGHKLQFVEEDKGTKKGVYLQTVDGHNLRMNDSDKFAELETTGGHKFRCDDSSKTISLTSTGDITVKSGTTGTAKKISVNGGEIALTATQKITLTVGGTSIELTPSGITMRTTGTLSIQSGSSISVQAGGSLSANAGGAISANSGSSVSVNAGAAVSINGAASVGILGGVVRLNC
- a CDS encoding GAF domain-containing sensor histidine kinase; the protein is MVKSNFSNLIVKKDVLALLNDFAKAINYQFTVENTEGEILFGQAGENYAIAHPIEFAGEVIGWVRGSQQAVGVVSILIYALKQESEKKNLAHELLERYQEIDLLHDISIQVTASLNLRQVSRLLIQEASQLIPSTGGAILLLNQKTNFFEILAEIGSSSYLQQPIKLGEGIIGNIVQMGRGEIVNNLVAYPRYLGENKQFNSLICVPLNVEERVVGAIVIGSETAVNYTNRDLKLLSILAMQAGVAIEKALLYEQSCEAAKIAQIQAQQLQTTLHELQQTQAQLIQSEKMSSLGQLVAGIAHEINNPVNFISGNISHAQQYVDDLLRLVHIYQDNCDYIPAVQELSEEIDLDFVAEDLPKLISSMNLGIKRVREIVLSLRNFSRTEQSQMTAADIHEGIDSTLLILNNRLKTGCSKFGIEVIKNYDVIPLVECYPSQLNQVFMNILANAIDALDGQEKEGIITISTSLENGKILTNSPYIVVRIQDNGSGMTEEVRDRLFEPFFTTKPIGKGTGLGMPICRKIIEKHNGKIECFSESGQGTVFCIHIPITARKNVEVPKNMLSKGSFTFQPPINTVGAPIPTTVVNGTPVTVFTPVT